Proteins encoded by one window of Salvia splendens isolate huo1 chromosome 14, SspV2, whole genome shotgun sequence:
- the LOC121765840 gene encoding ABC transporter I family member 19-like, producing MEEGSHTIQVSGMQFSYDAASPIFFDFNLNVSPGSCCLLVGANGSGKTTLLRILAGKHMVGGRDVVRVLNRSAFHDTDLVCNGDLAYLGESWSKTVSSAGDLPLQGDFSAEHMIFGVEGVDPVRRDMLIELLDINLEWRMHKVSDGQRRRVQICMGLLHPYKVLLLDEVTVDLDVVARMDLLEFFREECQKRGATIVYTTHIFDGLETWATDLVYVQDGTLRKSEKMAALNELKHNPNLLSVVESWLRSETKIEKKKPINSPSPLKTSSPFDASPFRSTRHMAYYR from the exons ATGGAGGAAGGATCCCACACCATTCAAGTCAGCGGCATGCAATTCTCCTACGACGCCGCTTCCCCTATCTTCTTCGATTTCAATCTCAACGTATCTCCCGGATCCTGCTGCCTCCTCGTCGGCGCCAATGGATCTG GAAAGACGACTCTGCTGCGGATACTGGCGGGGAAGCACATGGTTGGCGGCCGTGATGTGGTGAGAGTGCTCAATCGCTCCGCCTTTCACGACACTGATCTCGTTTGCAACGGTGATTTGGCCTATTTGGGGGAATCCTGGAGCAAGACTGTCAGCTCTGCT GGGGACCTTCCGCTTCAAGGGGACTTCTCAGCCGAACATATGATCTTTGGAG TTGAAGGTGTTGACCCTGTTAGGCGGGATATGCTGATCGAACTTTTGGATATTAATCTTGAGTGGCGAATGCACAAAGTTTCTGATGGCCAAAGGCGTCGCGTGCAAATTTGCATGGGTCTTCTTCATCCTTATAAG GTACTTTTGCTAGATGAAGTCACTGTCGATCTAGATGTTGTGGCTAGGATGGATTTGCTGGAATTTTTCAGGGAAGAGTGTCAGAAG AGAGGAGCAACAATTGTTTATACAACTCATATTTTTGATGGACTCGAGACATGGGCAACTGATCTTGTGTATGTTCAAGATGGTACATTGAGGAAGTCTGAGAAGATGGCCGCGCTCAATGAACTGAAGCATAACCCAAATTTACTCTCTGTTGTTGAGTCATGGCTAAGGTCTGAAACAaagattgagaagaagaagCCAATTAACTCCCCATCCCCGCTCAAAACATCTTCTCCATTCGATGCTTCTCCTTTTAGGTCTACAAGGCATATGGCGTATTACCGTTGA
- the LOC121765929 gene encoding serine/threonine-protein kinase tricornered-like: MDSAKSWFHKFQQSDRLRTLRTVSRKKDSMGSAREEPPADLLADDEASTLTKQKVAAAKQYIENHYKEQMRNLQERRQRRNVLEKKLADADVSEEDQNNLLKFLEKKETEYMRLQRHKMGADDFELLTMIGKGAFGEVRVCREKTAGCVYAMKKLKKSEMLRRGQVEHVKAERNLLAEVDSNCIVKLYCSFQDDEYLYLIMEYLPGGDVMTLLMRKDTLTEDEARFYVAETVLAIESIHKHHYVHRDIKPDNLLLDRHGHLRLSDFGLCKPLDCSTLKEDFAVGDGVNGNSKCEDSSAPKRTQQEQLQHWQKNRRMLAYSTVGTPDYIAPEVLLKKGYGMECDWWSLGAIMFEMLVGYPPFYSDDPMSTCRKIVNWKSHLKFPEEATLTFEAKDLISKLLCSVNQRLGSNGADEIKVHPWFNGIEWDNIYNIEAAFIPEVKDELDTQNFEKFEEAEHHTSTSSKSSPWRKNMLSSKDINFVGYTYKNFEIVNDYQVPGMAELKKKNTKSKRPTIKSLFDDDSEASETGGSQ; this comes from the exons ATGGATTCAGCCAAAAGTTGGTTCCACAAGTTTCAGCAAAGCGACCGTTTGAGGACATTGAGGACAGTGAGTAGGAAGAAAGACTCAATGGGTAGTGCAAGAGAAGAACCACCGGCAGACCTACTTGCTGATGACGAAGCCTCAACTCTCACAAAACAGAAGGTGGCTGCTGCAAAGCAGTACATTGAAAATCATTACAAGGAGCAAATGAGGAATCTTCAGGAAAGGAGGCAGCG GCGAAACGTACTTGAAAAGAAGCTAGCTGATGCTGATGTATCTGAGGAGGATCaaaataacttattaaaattttTGGAGAAGAAAGAAACTGAATACATGCGCCTTCAGAGGCACAAAATGGGTGCCGATGACTTTGAGTTACTCACTATGATTGGGAAAGGTGCTTTTGGGGAG GTTAGAGTCTGTAGAGAGAAGACGGCAGGTTGTGTATATGCAATGAAAAAGCTTAAGAAATCAGAAATGCTTCGTAGAGGCCAG GTTGAACATGTGAAAGCTGAAAGGAATCTGCTTGCAGAGGTGGATAGCAATTGCATTGTCAAATTGTATTGCTCTTTCCAAGATGACGAGTATTTGTATCTTATCATGGAATATCTTCCGGGTGGCGATGTGATGACTTTATTGATGAGGAAGGATACATTGACTGAGGATGAGGCCAGATTTTATGTAGCAGAGACAGTTTTGGCTATTGAATCTATTCATAAACACCACTATGTACATAG AGACATTAAGCCTGATAACTTACTACTTGATAGGCATGGTCATTTAAGATTATCAGATTTTGGCCTGTGCAAGCCTCTAGACTGTAGTACTCTAAAAGAAGATTTTGCAGTTGGAGACGGTGTTAATGGAAATTCAAAATGTGAGGATAGCTCAGCTCCAAAACGCACGCAACAAGAGCAATTGCAACATTGGCAGAAAAATCGGAGAATGCTT GCTTATTCAACTGTTGGTACACCCGATTATATTGCTCCAGAAGTTCTGTTAAAGAAGGGCTATGGAATGGAATGTGATTG GTGGTCCCTTGGTGCTATCATGTTTGAAATGCTAGTGGGTTATCCTCCCTTCTATTCTGATGATCCTATGTCTACATGCCGGAAG ATAGTGAACTGGAAATCACATCTAAAGTTTCCAGAGGAAGCTACACTTACTTTTGAAGCAAAAGATCTGATAAGCAAACTACTCTGTAGTGTTAATCAGAGGCTTGGTTCAAATGGTGCAGATGAAATAAAG GTACATCCTTGGTTTAACGGGATTGAGTGGGATAACATATACAATATTGAAGCAGCATTTATTCCCGAGGTTAAAGATGAGTTGGATACCCAAAATTTTGAGAAGTTTGAAGAG GCTGAACACCACACTTCAACTTCATCAAAATCTAGTCCATGGAGAAAG AATATGCTTTCTTCCAAAGACATCAACTTTGTGGGGTACACATACAAGAACTTTGAAATTGTGAATGACTACCAAGTTCCTGGAATgg CTGAACTGAAGAAGAAAAATACCAAGTCAAAGAGGCCAACAATCAAATCACTTTTTG ATGATGATTCGGAAGCATCTGAGACTGGTGGCAGCCAATAA